Proteins from one Haemorhous mexicanus isolate bHaeMex1 chromosome 34, bHaeMex1.pri, whole genome shotgun sequence genomic window:
- the LOC132340936 gene encoding zinc finger protein 585A-like isoform X4, whose protein sequence is MESSEDKSPRRQNLVAEAVWSGSTAQEGSGEEKPRRSLSRRGCKGRARGSEGERASLGRGGGQSSELGVREQLQDGEKPHKNSELGVRQQLQDGEKPHKSSELGVREQLQDGEKPHKSSELGVREQLQDGGKPHKCLECGKSFRWKSSLVDHSRIHSGEKPYERGESGKSFSSSSSLVVHQRIYTGQELRSEGEKPSLGQGGGQRSELGVREQLQNGEKPHKCPECGKRFWWRCRLMRHSRIHTGEKPCKRGESGKSFSSRSSLVVHQKSHMGKELGSEGEKPTLGQGGRQRSELGVREQLQDGEKPHKSSECGKSFTLSSHLVVHQKSHTGQEVRSEGQRASLGQGGGQSSELGVREQLQDGEKPHKNSELGVREQLQDGEKPHKFSELGVPEQLQDGEKPHKFSELGVREQLQDGEKPHKSSELGVPEQLQDGEKPHKSSELGVPEQLQDGEKPPKSSELGVPEQLQDGEKPHKCLECGKSFRWRCRLTRHSRIHSGEKPCEGGESGKSFSTSSTLNILQRSDMGKELGSEGENPTLGQSSELGVHEQLQDGEKPHKCSKCGKSFRWKCRLMHHSRIHTGEKPHKCLECGKSFRWKSSLVDHSSIHIGEKLNEHGESGKSCSSSSLVVHQKSHTGKDLGSEGEKPSLGQGGGQSSELGVREELQDGEKPHKSSELGVREQLQDGQKPHKCPECGKSFRWRSRMMRHYRVHTAGKPYKCGESGKSFSSSSSLVVHQKSHMGQELGSEGEKPSLGQGGGQRSELGVREELQDGEKPHKCLECGKSFKRRPNLMEHRRIHNGEKPYECPQCGKRFTWSSQLIIHQRGHTGERPYECQQCGKSFSWKSHLTAHLRIHTGEKPYECKVCKKRFQSSSTLLVHQRSHTGERPFHCPKCGKSFRENSTLIRHRRTHTGERPYECDKCDNTFPTSSSLLVHQRIHTGEKPFRCPECGKGFTQNSSLVKHRRVHTGERPYKCSQCGKSFTQSSNLIVHQRSHAERPYECEHCGKSFSQSSSLIVHQKIHAGARPYECRRCGKSFATRSYLLTHQMIHTGERPYECGECGKGFMSKSHLIYHQRCHTGEKPYECDVCKKRFLTSSHLFSHQLMHTEERPFHCPECGKGFRHKSNLVTHQHIHTGQKPYECPQCGKGFTRSFTLARHQESQH, encoded by the coding sequence atggagagCAGCGAGGACAAATCCCCGCGGCGGCAGAACCTGGTGGCAGAGGCCGTTTGGAGCGGCTCCACGGCGCAGGAAGGCAGCGGGGAGGAGAAGCCGCGGAGATCCCtcagcaggaggggctgcaaaggCAGAGCGCGGGGATCCGAGGGggaaagagccagcctgggccggGGAGGGggtcagagctcagagctgggggtacgtgagcagctccaggatggggagaagccccacaagAACTCGGAGCTGGGGGTCcgtcagcagctccaggatggggagaagccccacaagagctcagagctgggggtccgtgagcagctccaggatggggagaagccccacaagagctcagagctgggggtccgtgagcagctccaggatggaggGAAGCCCCACAAGTGcctggaatgtgggaagagcttcaggtggaaATCATCCCTGGTTGACCATTCCAGAATCCACAGTGGGGAGAAGCCCTATGAGCGTGGGGAATCTGGGAAAAGCTTCAGCTCAAGCTCCAGCCTGGTTGTCCACCAGAGGATCTACACAGGGCAAGAGCTGAGATCCgagggggaaaaacccagccTGGGTCAGGGAGGGGGTCAGAGATCAGAGCTGGGGGTCCGTGAGCAGCTCCAGAatggggagaagccccacaagTGCCCGGAATGTGGGAAGCGCTTTTGGTGGAGATGCAGATTGATGCGCCATTCCAgaatccacactggggagaagcCCTGTAAGCGTGGGGAATCTGGGAAAAGCTTCAGCTCAAGGTCTAGCCTGGTTGTCCACCAGAAGAGCCACATGGGAAAAGAGCtgggatctgagggggaaaaacccaccCTGGGTCAGGGAGGGCGTCAGAGATCAGAGCTGGGGGTCcgtgagcagctccaggatggggagaagccccacaagAGCTcggaatgtgggaagagcttcacgCTGAGCTCCCACCTGGTTGTCCACCAGAAGAGCCACACGGGGCAAGAGGTGAGATCCGAGGGGCaaagagccagcctgggccagggagggggtcagagctcagagctgggggtccgtgagcagctccaggatggggagaagccccacaagAACTCGGAGCTGGGGGTCcgtgagcagctccaggatggggagaagccccacaagttctcagagctgggggtccctgagcagctccaggatggggagaagccccacaagttctcagagctgggggtccgtgagcagctccaggatggagaGAAGCCCCACAAGAGCTCGgagctgggggtccctgagcagctccaggatggggagaagccccacaagAGCTCGgagctgggggtccctgagcagctccaggatggggagaagccccCCAAGAGCTCGgagctgggggtccctgagcagctccaggatggggagaagccccacaagtgcctggaatgtgggaagagcttcaggtggagATGCAGATTGACGCGCCATTCCAGAATCCACAGTGGGGAGAagccctgtgagggtggggaatCTGGGAAAAGCTTCAGCACGAGCTCCACCCTGAATATCCTCCAGAGGAGCGACATGGGGAAAGAGCtgggatctgagggggaaaatcccaccctgggtcagagctctgagctgggggtccatgagcagctccaggatggggagaagccccacaagTGCTCaaaatgtgggaagagctttaGGTGGAAGTGTAGATTGATGCACCATTCCAgaatccacactggggagaagccccacaagtgcctggaatgtgggaagagcttcaggtggaaATCATCCCTGGTTGACCATTCCAGTATCCACATTGGGGAGAAGCTCAATGAGCATGGGGAATCTGGGAAAAGCTGCTCAAGCTCCAGCCTGGTTGTCCACCAGAAGAGCCACACGGGGAAAGATCtgggatctgagggggaaaaacccagccTGGGTCAGGGAGGTGGTCAGAGCTCGGAGCTGGGGGTCCGTGAGGAACTCcaggatggggagaagccccacaagAGCTCGGAGCTGGGGGTCcgtgagcagctccaggatgggcagaaGCCCCACAAGTGCCcggaatgtgggaagagcttcaggtggagATCCAGAATGATGCGCCACTACAGAGTCCACACGGCGGGGAAACCCTACAAGTGTGGGGAGTCTGGGAAAAGCTTCAGCTCAAGCTCCAGCCTGGTTGTCCACCAGAAGAGCCACATGGGGCAAGAGCtgggatctgagggggaaaaacccagccTGGGTCAGGGAGGAGGTCAGAGATCAGAGCTGGGGGTCCGTGAGGAACTCcaggatggggagaagccccacaagTGCCTGGAATGCGGGAAGAGCTTCAAGCGGAGACCCAACCTGATGGAGCACCGCAGAATCCACAACGGGGAGAAaccctacgagtgtccccagtgcgGGAAGAGGTTCACCTGGAGCTCGCAGCTGATCATCCACCAGAGGGGCCACACCGGGGAGAGACCCTACGAGTGTCAGCAGtgcgggaagagcttcagctggAAGTCTCACCTGACCGCCCACCtgaggatccacactggggagaaaCCCTACGAGTGCAAGGTGTGCAAGAAGAGgttccagagcagctccaccCTCCTCGTGCACCAGCGCTCGCACACGGGGGAGAggcccttccactgccccaagtgcgggaagagcttcaggGAGAACTCGACCCTGATCAGGCACCGGCGCACCCACACCGGGGAGAGACCCTACGAGTGTGACAAATGTGACAACACGTTTCCCACCAGCTCCAGTCTCCTGGTGCACCAGCGCATCCACACCGGGGAGAAGCCGTTCCGCTGCCCCGAGTGTGGGAAGGGATTCACACAAAACTCCAGCCTGGTCAAACACCGGCGCGTCCACACCGGGGAACGACCCTACAAGTGTTCCCAGTGCGGGAAGAGCTTCACGCAGAGCTCCAACCTGATTGTCCACCAGAGGAGCCACGCCGAGCGGCCCTACGAGTGCGAGCACTGCGGGAAGAGCTTCTCgcagagctccagcctgatTGTCCACCAGAAGATCCACGCCGGGGCCAGGCCCTACGAGTGTAGGAGGTGCGGGAAGAGCTTCGCCACCAGGTCCTACCTGCTCACGCACCAGATGATCCACaccggggagaggccctacgagtgcggcgagtgtgggaagggcttcaTGTCCAAGTCCCACCTGATCTACCACCAGAGGTGCCACACCGGGGAGAAACCCTACGAGTGTGACGTCTGCAAGAAGAGGTTCCTGACCAGCTCCCATCTCTTCAGCCACCAGCTGATGCACACCGAGGAGAGGCCGTTCCACTGCCCCGAGTGTGGGAAGGGATTCAGGCACAAGTCCAACCTGGTCACCCACCAGCACATCCACACCGGGCAGAagccctacgagtgtccccagtgtgggaagggcttcaCCAGGAGCTTCACCTTGGCCAGACACCAGGAGAGCCAGCActga